A stretch of DNA from Streptomyces xanthii:
CGCTCACCGCCGCCGAGGCGGCCACGGGCCGGCGGCTCTTCGCCATGCCCGTCCTGGAGTCCCCCGAACTGCTGCACCTGGAGACCCGCACCGAGACGCTCGCCGGCATCTCCCGCACCGTCGACAAGTACCGCGACCGCGTCCTCGCCCTGCGCCTCGGCGTCACCGACTTCTGCTCCGCGTACGGGCTGCGCCGGCCGCCGGACATGACCGCGTACGACGTCCAGATCGTGGCCTCCGTCATCGGCGACGTCGTCAACCGGCTCGGCCGCTCCGACGGCACCGGCTTCACCGTGACCGGACCCGTCTGGGAGTACTTCCGCCACCAGGAGCGCATGTTCAAGCCGCAGCTGCGCCGCAGCCCCTTCCTGGAGGTCCGGGCCGACGAGCTGCGCCAGGCCCTCATCCAGCACGACATGGACGGCCTGCTGCGCGAGATCGAACTCGACCGGGCCAACGGGCTGCAGGGCAAGACCTGCATCCACCCCTCGCACGTCCTGCCCGTGCACGCGCTGTCTGTGGTCAGCCACGAGGAGTACAGCGACGCCCGGGACATCCTGCGCCCCGAGCGCGACGGCGGCGGCGTCATGCGCTCCGCGTACACGAACAAGATGAACGAGGTGAAGCCGCACCGCGCCTGGGCCGAGCGCACGCTCCAGCGCGCCGAAGCCTTCGGCGTGGCCCGCGAGGACGTCGGCTTCGTGGAACTCCTGGCGGCGGGCCTGCCCGCATGAGCCGTACGACGAACGTGGAAGGAAACGGGAACGACGTGGTGTGGACGGGTACCTGGGTCGCCGAGCGGCTCGGCGTCGAGCTGAACGGCGTGGAGCGCGACGGTGAGCGGCGGCTGACGGAGCTGCTCGGCCTCGCGCTGCGCCGCAACCCCAAGCGGGCCCATCTGCTCGTGTCGAACGTGCTGGGCAAGCACGTCCCGCAGCGCCCCTCCGTGGTCCGGGCCGCGGGCCACGACCTGGGCGTACGCGTCCGCGCGCTGCTCGGCGACGCGCAGGCCGCCCGCGCCGTCGTGCTCGGCTACGCGGAGACCGCGACCGGCCTCGGCCACGCCGTCGCCGACGGCATCGACCTGGCCCCCTACCTGCACTCCACGCGCCGCCCCGTCGAGGGCGTCGCCCGCGCCGGCGGCTTCGAGGAGTCCCACTCCCACGCCACCTCGCACCTGCTGCTCCCCGAGGACCCCGCCCTCCTCGCCGGCGACGGACCGCTCGTCCTCGTCGACGACGAGTTCTCCACGGGCAACACGGTCCTCAACACGATCCGCGCCCTGCACGAACTGCACGCCCGCGACCACTACGTCATCGTCGCGCTCGTCGACATGCGCTCGCCCGGCGACCAGGGCCGCCTCGACGCGTTCGCCGGCGAGATCGGCGCCCGCGTCGACCTCGTCGCCGCCGCCCGCGGCACGGTCGCCCTGCCCGACGGCGTGCTGGAGAAGGGCCAGGCCCTCGTCGAGGAGCACGAGGGCGCCGACGCGCCCCCGCGCCGGAGCGAGCGCGGCGAGATCGTCCGCGTCACCGGGCTCGGCTGGCCGGCCGGCGTGCCCGACGGCGGCCGGCACGGCTTCACGCCCGCGCACCGCGCCGCCCTGGAGGCCGCGCTGCCCGCCATGGCCGCGCGCATCGCCCCCCACATCGAGGGCCGCACCCTCGTCCTCGGCAACGAGGAACTGATGTACGCCCCGCTGCGCCTGGCCACCGCCCTGGAGGACACCGGCGCCGACCTCGCGTACTCCACCACCACCCGCTCGCCCGTCCTCGCCGTCGACGACCCCGGCTACGCGATCCGCACCCGCCTCGTCTTCCCCGCGCACGACGACCCGGCCGACGGCCCCGGCGACCGCTTCGCGTACAACGTGGCGGGCGGCGGCTTCGACACCGTCGTCGTCTGCCTCGACTCCGCCGGCGACACCCCCGGGCTGAGCGCGCCCGGTGGCCTCCTCGACCGCGTCGCCGAGCACACCGCCCGCGTCGTGGTCGTCGTCATCCCCTCCTACGTGCCCGCGTCCGCGACCGCGCCCGAAAGGCCCCCCATGTCCCTGCCCGAGCCGCTGCGCGGCCCCGCCTTCTCCTCGTACGCCCCGGACGAGGTCGGCTGGCTGCTCCAGGACCTCTCGGACGTGACCCTGGAGGCGCCCACCGAGGAGCGCGAGGAGGCCATCCAGAGCGGCGGCGCGCACTACGCGGAGTCGCTGCCCGTCGAGTACCAGCCCAGCGAGCAGTACCAGGAGCTGTTCCACGCCGCGCTCGACACCTCCGCCGGGCGCATCGCCCGGGCCGTCGGCGTCGTCACCGAGACCGTGCTCGCCGAGCGCCCCGGCCGGCGCCCCGTCCTCGTCTCGCTGGCCCGCGCCGGCACGCCCGTCGGCGTGCTCATGCGCCGCTGGGCCGCGCACCGGCACGACCTCGACCTCCCGCACTACGCCGTCTCCATCGTCCGCGGCCGCGGCATCGACGCCAACGCGCTGCGCTGGCTCGCCGCCCACCACGACCCGCGCGACGTCGTCTTCGTCGACGGCTGGACCGGCAAGGGCGCCATCACCCGCGAACTCGCCGCGGCGATACGGGAGTTCGAGGCGTCCGGGGGCGCGGCCGGCTTCGACCCGGAGATCGCGGTGCTCGCCGACCCCGGCTCCTGCGTGCGCACCTACGGCACCCGCGAGGACTTCCTCATCCCCTCCGCCTGCCTCAACTCGACCGTGTCCGGGCTGATATCGCGCACCGTGCTGCGCGCCGACCTGGTGGGGCCCGAGGACTTCCACGGGGCGAAGTTCTACCGGGAGCTGGCCGGCGCGGACGTCTCCGGCGCGTTCCTCGACGCGGTCGCCGCACGCTTCGACGACGTCACGGACGCGGTGGACCTCGCCGTCAAGGAGCTCCTGGAGGCCGACCGCACACCCACCTGGGAGGGCTGGGCCGCCGTCGAGCGGATCAGCGAGGAGTACGGCATCCACGACGTGAACCTGGTCAAGCCCGGAGTCGGTGAGACGACCCGGGTGCTGCTGCGCCGCGTGCCGTGGAAGATCCTGGCCCGCGCGGACGCCGGAGCGGACCTCGACCACGTGCGCCTGCTCGCCGAGCAGCGCGGCGTCCCGGTCGAGACCGTGGACGAACTGCCGTACAGCTGCGTCGGATTGATCCACCCGCGGTTCACGCGCGGGGCGACGGGTGCGGACGGCAAGGCGGTGGCGTCGAAGTGAGCGCGGGGAGTTCTGCCATGGGTGCGAGCGCGGGTGTCTCGGTCGTCGCGAGCGACCTCGACCGTACGTTGATCTACTCGGCCGGGGCCCTCGGGCTCACGATGCCCGACGCGCAGGCCCCGCGACTGCTCTGCGTCGAGGTCTACGAGAGCAAGCCGCTGTCCTACGTCACGCAGGACGCGGCCGGACTGCTGGCCGAGCTGGGCCGGCGGTCCGTGTTCGTGCCGACGACCACGCGGACGCGGGAGCAGTACGGGCGGATCCGGCTGCCCGGGCCCGTGCCGAAGTACGCGATCACCGCGAACGGCGGGCACCTGCTGGTCGACGGCGTCTCCGACCCCGACTGGCGGGCGGCCGTGGGGGAGCGGCTGGAGCACGAGTGCGCGCCGCTCGCCGAGGTGCGGGAGCGGATGGTGGCGGCCGCCGATCCGCAGTGGCTGCTCAAGGAGCGGGTCGCCGAGGACCTGTTCGCGTACCTGGTCGTGGACCGGGCGCGGCTGCCCGAGGGCTGGGTCAAGGAGCTCGGGGCGTGGGCGGAGGAGCTCGGCTGGTCCGTCTCCCTGCAGGGACGCAAGGTCTACGCCGTGCCGAAGCCGCTCACCAAGGGCGCGGCCGTACGGGAGGTCGCCCGGCGGGTCGGCGCCGGGCGGGTGCTCGGGGCGGGGGACTCGTTGCTGGACGCGGATCTTCTCGGCGCGGTGGACCTGGGCTGGCGCCCCGACCACGGCGAACTCGCGGACCTGGGCTGGACGGCCCCCCACGTGACCCCTCTCCCGGACCGAGGAGTCCTGGCCGGCGAATCAATCCTCCGAGCCTTCCTGAACGAACTCTGACCCACCCGGCGCCGGAGCCGGTCCACGCCCCGTCGCCGGGGACCGAATCGCACCCCAGGCGCGGGCGGGGTTGCGCGCCCGTGCCTGTGCCCGCGCCCATGCCCGCGCGTCGTACCCGTACCCGTGCCTGTGCCTGTATCCGCGCCCTGGCCCAGCCCCGCTCCCACCCGCCCGCCCCCTCCGGGGGCGTCGGCCCGGCACCGGGGCGCGGCACTGGACGGATCAGCGGCTCCGCCGAGGGCGCGATCAAGGCGAGGGCAGATGCGCCCCGTCAGGGGCGCGGGGAATTGCGCGATCAGCCACGACGGCGCGGTAGTCGGCGACGATCGTCCGCCCCGGCGGCGCCTCGGTAGCCGAGGCCGACCAACCCCGGTGGGGCGGGCGAGGCTCGTTGGCCAGGGTGCGCTCGGGGCGCCGGACAATGCGACGGCGCTCAGAGGGGGCCCACAACGCCGTAGGCTGTCCGCATGCCTCGTTATGAATACCGGTGCCGCGAGTGCGGGGAGCTGTTCGAGCTGGCTCGGCCGATGGCTGAGTCGTCGGCTCCGGCGAGCTGCCCCGCGGGCCACTCGGACACGGTCAAGCTCCTGTCGACCGTCGCGATGACCGGCGGCGCCGGACGCGCCCCCGCCCCCAGCGCCGCAGGCGGCGGTTGCTGCGGAGGCGGTTGCTGCGGCTAGGGCCTAGGGCCTTTCTTTCGGATCAGGCTGGGCTCGCGGGGCGTGGCACGCGCATCTGCGGCGTTGTCGTCGGTTGCCAACTCCCCCAAGCTCTCGGCTTCGCTCGAGCAGGGGGGACCCCCATCGCGTTGTCGCCCTCCTCCGCCTTGCAGCTGCACGCACCACGCCCCGCTCCCTGATCCAGCCTGATCCGAAAGAAAGGCCCTAGAGCTCGTCGGGGCGGTGGCGGGCCTGCCAGTACGGGTTGTCGTGCGGCAGCCCCCCGCTGACCCGCCCGTACATGCCGAAGAACATCAGCAGCAGCCCGACGACAAAGCTGAACAGCACGTTCTGCATCTTGAACGCCAGGAAGTTTGCACCGGTGTCGAGCAGGGCCAGGTTCACGAAGCCGCTGAGGATGAACAGGACGCCCAGCGTCATGTTCAGGGTCGACGCGAAGTTGCCGCCGACGACCATGCCGGCGAACAGCAGCAGGCCGACGCAGATGGACAGCACGCTGAGCGCGCCGTTCGTGTTGAGGCCCGCGACGGTGTCACCTCCCGTGTCGAAGAAGCCGATCCTGTCGATGAGGCCGAGGATGCCGAAGGCCAGCAGGACGAGACCCATGAGACCCGCCCCGGCGCGGTAGACCTGGCTGAGCCGGTGATCGACGGGCAGGTGCTCGTCCAGCCTGACGCGCCGCCGGGATCGTGGGTGGAGTACTTGCGTGGCCGCCATGATCGCCTCGCCTCCTCGCGCGTACGTACTCCAAGGATCCGCCCGCCGCACGGCGAGTGCCAACATCGCCGGAGGCCGAGAGGACGCGCAGGTCAGGCGGCCCCGCCGCGGTCCTCGCGGATCTGGGCGACGACCCGGGCGACGGTCTGCCGCACCGCCTCCGTCTCGGTCAGGAAGTGCCAATAGTCGGGGTGGCGGCCCTCCAGGCCGGCGACGGCGCGGTCGAGCCGGCCCACGGAGTCGTCCAGCGGGCGGGCGTGCCGCGGATCGGGCGTGGCGCGGCCGGCCATCGCGAGGCGCTGCGCGTCCCGGATCGCGAACCGCGTTCGGTCGATCTCCTGCTGAGGGTCCTTCGCCACCGCGTTCAGCCGCCGCAGCCGGTCCGAGGCCGCGGAGACCGACTCGTCCGTCGTGTTGAGCAGGGCGCGGACGGTGGAGAGCCGGGACGTCGCGTCCGGCCAGCGCTGTTCGTCACGGGCCGTGCGGGCCTCGGCGAGCTTGGTCTCGGCCTGCTTCACGTTCTCCGCGGCGAGCTCCGGGACGCGCTGGAGGTCCTGCCAGCACGCGGCGGCGAACCGGCGCCGCAGCTCGCTGAGGACCGGCTCGACCTGCCCCGCCCGGGTGGTCAGGGCCTGGGCGCGAGTGCGCAGCGAGACGAGTCTGCGGTCGATCTCGGCGGCCTTCTCGGGCAGCCGCTGCGCCTCCGCGCGCACCGCCTCGGCGTCCCGGGCGACCCGCTCGGCCCGCTCCAGGGTCTCGGGCACGCCGTGCTGCCCGGCCCCCTGGTTGAGCCTGGTCAGCTCGGGGCCGAGGGCGGCGAGCCGGGCCGCGAGGTCGTCGGCCTTGAGCCCGGCCTGGCGGACCGCGTCCAGCGCGTTCGTCGCCGCGAGCAGGGCCTGGCGGGCGCGCTCCACGGCGGGGGCGAGCCGGGCCAGTTGGGTCTCGGCCTTGCCGAGCAGCGGGCCGAGACCCTGCGCGAACCGGTCGAGGTCCTGCTTGACCCGGACCAAGTCGTCCTTCGCCCGCGCCAGTTCGCCCCGGGCGCGGGCGGCGACGGAGGCCTCCAGGTCGTCCCGGTCGAGGTCGTGGGCGTCGACCGCGGTGATGTACCGCCCGCTGGCCTCGTCGATGCGGGCGCCGAACTGCTGGAAGTCGGTGACGGCGCGGCGGGCGGCGGGGGAGTCGTCGACGGCCGTGATGGTCTCGATGGAGATCCGCAGGTCGCGCTGGGCGGTGTCCAGCTCGTAGAACGCCGCGGCGGCCGCGTCCTTGGCGGCCTGCGCCTCGGCCCGCTGGCTCTCCGAGCGGCCGCCGAACCAGCGGCGCGTACCGCCCGCGTGGAACGAGGCGGTGACCGCGGCGGCCAGCAGCGGCACCGGCAGCAGCGTCAGGGTGAGGAGGTCCCGCCAGGGGGACGCGGGGACGCGGCGCTGAACGACACGGCCACGCACCCCTCGGGGACGCTTCGTCGTCGCCGTCGTCACCAACCTCTGACCTCTCCTGTGCCCGTCGCCAGCCTTGACCGGTGTTCATTCTCCCACCGGTTAATGACGAACACACGGCCCCGTTAGTTCGCGGTTCGGAGGGTGACTTTTCCGTCCTGGGTGCGGACCGTGACCCGGTGCGCGCTGTCGGCGTCGCGCGGCACGGACACCCGGACCGAGCCGTCGTCCGTGTGCGAGCTCACCCGGTACGCGGCCGATCCGGGCAGCGCGACATCGAGCGAGCCGTCGTCGCTGACGGCGTCGACCCGGTCGGGCACGGTGCGCAGGTCCAGGTCCGCCGAGCCGTCCTGGGTACGCACGGACACCTGGCGGGCGTCGATCCCGGTGGCCTTCACGGAGCCGTCGTCGCTGCGCACCCGCAGCGGCCCGGCGCTGTTGCCGATCCGGACCGAGCCGTCCTGCGAGGTGATGTCGAGGCCGTGCCGGAAGCCGGTGGCGCGCACGCTGCCTTCGTCGGTCCGTACGACGACCTCGACGCCCCGCGGCACCTCGACGCGGTGCCGGGACGAGCAGTCGGCGATGAAGCCGGAGCAGTCGAGGCGCAGCGTCAGCCGGTCCTCGTCGCCGTCCCAGCGCCAGGTGGTCCGCGGGTCGGAGCCGATCACGGTGGAGCCCTGGAACCACCGGGTGACCTTCACCTCGTCGCCGTCGGCGGGGACGAGTTCGAGCGCGGAGTCGTCGGAGTCGACGGTGAGGGTGCGGCCCTGGAGGGCGAAGGAGCGGTGCTCGGGCCGGGTGTCGTCGCCGGCGTCGGCACCGCAGGCCGTCAGGCCCGCCGCGAGGGCGGCGGTGGCGGCGGTGACGGCGAGCACGCGGGCGGTGCGGTGCGGACGGCGGACGGTCATGGCGAACTCCCCCTGGGGCGACGGCTGGTGCGGGGGGCCTCGGCGTCCGGCCCGTCATGAACGTACGGGGGGAGCGGTCCGGGCGGGATCCGGACGGCCACCGGATCCACGGTGGGGTAAACCCCCGCAGCGGCCCGGCCCGATACGGGTTTGCGGGGCACGGGCGTCGGCAGGGTAGGCTGTCGGCTCGTCCTGGTCACAGCGCCAGGCTGCCGGGTGCGTAGCTCAGGGGTAGAGCGCCTGCCTTACAAGCAGGATGTCGGCGGTTCGAAACCGTCCGCGCCCACCGTGTCCGTCCCGTACGAAGCCCTCTCACCGCGACCGGTGAGGGGGCTTTCGTCATTCCCGGGCGAGGGCGGGGGCGGGGCGCGTCAGCCGGGCTCGTCCGTGCCGGGGCGCTCGTGGAGGTGCTTGAGGGCGGCGCGGGCGCGGACCGCCTCGGTGCCGCTGAGGCCGGACCAGTAGCGGTGGCACGTCACGAAGACGGCCAGCTCCAGCTCGCGCTGCCGGAGCTTCTCGACCTCGGCCTGCTCGTCGCCGGTCCAGCCCGGAGAGGCCGGGCGCTCCAGCTTGCGCCAGCCCTGGGTGTCGCTCACGGCGTCGAGGGGCTCCACGGACCAGGGGAGCCGCTTGAGGAGGGCCTGGAGATCGGCCCGGACCTGGTGCAGCTCCTCCTGACCGGCGAGGAGGTCGCTCGGGTAGTCGAAGTCGGGGGCGGAGTCATCGTTCGCTGCCACCCGCCAATGGTACGTCTGTTCGATTTAGTGAGGCGAGTGACTCGGCCCGGTTCACGCGAACGTGTGTACGTCTGACAGGGGTGGCTCGGCGCGTCAGACTGAAGACATGTGCCGCAGCATCAAGACGCTCCGCCCGCCCGCCCAGCCCGAAGAGGCCACCGAGGACGAGATCAGGGCCGCAGCCCTCCAGTACGTGCGCAAGGTGTCCGGCTTCCGGGCCCCGGCCGCGCACAACCGCGAGGTGTTCGACCGGGCCGTGGACGAGATCGCCCGCGCCACCGCCGCCCTGCTCGACGGCCTGGAGGTACGCGGATCGCACCCGAGACCCGCCGAGGCGGCTCAGGCCTCCTGAGTCACCGGGGCCGGGCGGCGCATCACGTAGGCGGCGACGAACCCCGCGCCCACCAGGGCGAGCAGCGAGACCAGCGTGGACATCCAGCCCGCGCCGAGCCAGTGCGCCCCGAAGTAGCCGAGCGCGACGCTGTACGCGGCCCAGGCGAAGCCCGCCAGGGCCGACCAGGGCAGGAACTCGCGGACCCGGCGGTGCGCCGTGCCGGCCGCGAAGGAGACCACCGAGCGGCCCGCGGGCGCGAACCGGGCGATGATCACGAGCAGTCCGCCGCTGGAGCGGCCGAGCGCCCCGCCGAGACGTTCCTGCGCGGTGGACAGTCGCCGGGAGCGGGCGATGGCCCGGTCGAGGCGGTCGCCGCCGCGCCAGGCGAGCCGGTAGGCGACGAGGTCGCCGAGGACGGAGGCGGTCGCCGCGCTCAGCGTGAGCGCCAGCAGATCGGGCACCCCGTGCGGGACCTCCCCGGTGGCCGCGCCGGTGCCGGCCGCCGCCGCGGTCGCCGCGGTGATCACGAGGACACCGCTCGGCAGCACGGGCAGGAAGACGTCGCAGAGGACCGAGACGGCGACGATCGCGTAGATCCAGGGACTGCCGGTCAGCGACCCCACACTCTCCAACACCGCGTGTCCACTCCCCGTACGTCGACCCGTACGACCGTTCTTGTGATGTTCCTCCGACCGTTCCTCCGGGCTGGGAGCGGCTGATGACAGCTGTACAGCGTACGCCTCAAGAGTTGCTGAAGTGACGCAAGGGGTACAGATGTTCCCCACGTCACGTTCACTCGATCGCCGTGTCGGACCGGGCGCCAAAGGCCGGTGTCCCGTACCAACGGACCAGGGGGCGCAGGGGGTGCAGGGGTACGAGGAGGAACCGGTGATGGTCACAGGAATGGTGAGCGGCGTCCTCGCGGCGGCCGTGCTCGCGACGGGCGGCGCCGGCGTCGCGGGCGGTGCGCCGGGCGGCGGCGGGTCGGACGCGTACTGGCTGCGGGTCGAGGGGCGCTTCGCGCCGCCCACGGCCTTCGTGCCGTCGGCCGCGGTCACCTACGACGACCGGCTCGTGCCGCCGGGCGCGTCGATCGAGGTCGAACAGGAGGGCGGCCGGGGCGACATGACCGTACGGCTCGCCGTCGAAGGGCTGGAGCCGGGCCGCGCCTACGGGGCGCACGTCCACCGGGAGCCGTGCGGGGCCGATCCCGAGGCGGCGGGCGGCCACTACCGGCACGAGGAGGACCCCGGGCGGGCGGACGCCGCGAACGAGGTCTGGCTGGACTTCACCACCGACCGGGCGGGCGACGGCCGGGCCGTCGTGCACAAGGCGTGGGGTCTGCGCCGGGGCGAGGCCGATTCGGTGGTGCTGCACGACGCGCCCGGCGGGGCGGGGCACCGCGTGGCCTGCTTCACGGTGCCGTTCGCGTCGCTGGGCTGAGGTCCGGACGCGTCGTGCGGGTGGTGCGTGCGGTGCGGGACGCGGTCAGGCCGCGACCTTCTCGCGCTCGGGGCTCTGCTCCCCGGACGTGCGCGCACCGCGCGCCGCGAACAGCCGGTCCAGGCCGAGGGCGCCGGAGCCGGTGAAGACGAGGAGCAGCATCGCCCAGCAGAACAGGGCGGCGGCGTCGCCACCGTTGGCGATGGGCCACAGGGCCATCGACTGGTGGACGTCGAAGTAGGCGTAGGCCATCGCGCCGGAGGCCAGGAACGCGGCCGCGCGGGTGCCGAGGCCGATGAGGACGAGGGCGCCGCAGACGACCTCGATGACACCGGCGTACCAGCCCGGCCAGGCTCCGACGGCGGGAGCGGCTCCGCCCATCGGGCTCTCGGGGTAGCCGAAGAGGGATGCGGTGCCGTGGCAGGCGAAGAGCAGGCCGACGACTATGCGGAACAGGCCGAGGGCGTAGGGCTGGGCGCTGTTCAGACGTCCAGTCATGGTGGGGACTCCTCATGTTGGGGGAGCCCAGAGATTAGGGGAACCTTACTTGAACTTGCAAGTTCAACATTTAGCCAAATCCGACGTCTCCGGCACGGCTCCAGAAGGCCTCAGTTCAGGTTCCGTTTGGTGACGCGTGTCAGCCCGCGCCGCGGGTCCGCCTGATCGAGGGTCAGCTCGGCGGCCCGTGCCCGCAGGGTCAGCGTCATCAACTGGTTCCCGAACCAGGGGCCGCCCGTGCGCCGCCAGTCGATTCCGGATCCACTCGGGCGCAGGCGCCGGGCGAGCCGTTCGCCGAAGGCGCGCGCGGGCCGGCTCCAGCCCAGCCGGAAGCCCAGGCGGATCGTGGCGGGGATCGAGTTGTGCACGGGGGAGCAGGTCAGCTGCACGACGCGGGAACTCGGCACGCCCGCGGGGAAGTCCTCGGGCCAGCGTGGCTCGGCGACGTAGGCGTGGTGCACGTCCCCGGACAGGACGCAGACCGTCGCCGGGGCGGCCGGCCCCGAACCCGCCTCGGCTATCAGCTCCGTCAGCGCGTCGAACGAGTCCGGGAACGCCGCCCAGTGCTCCAGGTCGGCCCGCCGCCGCAGGGACTCCCCGAACCGGGCCCGGCGCGGGCCGCGTTCACCCGCGCACTGCGCCGCGTTCCACCGCTCCACGTCGTGGATCAAATGCGGCAGCAGCCACGGCAGGGAGGTGCCGATGAGCAGGTGGTCGCAGTCCCGCGCGGTGTCGAGTGCCTGGTCACGCAGCCAGCGGGCCTCGTCCGGGTCGAGCATGGCCCGCTCCGGCTCGTCCAGGACGCGGGCGGCGCGGGTGTCGACCATCAGCAGCCGGGTGCGGCCGAAATCGCGCCGGTAGCTCCAGCGGACGTGCGCCGGATCGGCGTCGGCCCGCGCGGCGAACGCGCGCAGGGCGTCCGTCCCGTCCGGCGTCGCGCGCGCCTCCTCGTACAAGGGGTCGGCGGCGAGCTCGGCGGGCGTCAGGTTCCCCAGGTGCTGGTACACCCAGTACGACATCAGGCCGCTCAGCAGCCGCTCGCGCCACCACGGGGTCGCGCGCATGTCGGCGAGCCAGGCCGCGCTCGTGTTCCAGTCGTCGATCAGGTCGTGGTCGTCGAAGATCATGCAACTGGGCACGGTGGAGAGCAGCCAGCGGACCTCGGGGTCGCGCCAGGATTCGTAGTAGAGGTGCGTGTACTCCTCGTAGTCCGCGACCTGTGCTCCCGGTGGGTCGGAGAGTTCGCGGCGGCGGGCCAGCCAGGCGCGCGTCGCGGGGGACGTCTCGTCCGCGTAGACCTGGTCGCCGAGCAGGACGAGGACGTCGGGGCGGTCGGCGCCGGGGTCGGCGGCCAGGTGCGCCGCGAGGGTGTCCAGGGCGTCCGGGCCCGCCGGGTCGTGGCCTCCGGCGGGCGGCGCGGCCCAGCGGCAGGAGCCGAACGTGACACGGAACGGGGCGGGGCCGGGGGCGCCGTGGTCCGGGGTGCGGATGGTGCTCGCGGGGAAGGGGGAGTCCGGCTCGGGCCATACGCGGCGGCCGTCGACGCTCACCTCGTACGCCGTCTCGGTGCCCGGGGTGAGACCGGTGACCGGTATCAGGGCGTAGTGGTGCCCCTCGACCTGGAACGTGCGCGCGCTGCCCGCCGCGCCGTCCGCGCAGCGGACCTCGGCGAGGGCGGGCCGGGCCGTCTCCACCCAGACCGTCGCCGTGTCCTCGTCCACGTACCGCAGCAATGGGCCCAGGCGCAGTCCCGCCACGTGATCGCCTCCGCTCGTCCTCCGGCATTCCCCGCGCGCTTTGTAGCACTGGAACGCCGGAGGCGGGCCCTGCGGTTCCGGGGTTTCGTCCCGGGAGCGGTCAGCAGCCGCTGAGGCCGGACTGGATCGCGCTCTTCTCCGCCGAGTCGACCGTGAGGTTGTAGTAGTGCTTCACCTGGACCCACATGCGCAGGTACGTGCACGTGTACGCGGTGCGCGAGGGCATCCACTCGGCCGGGTCCTGGTCGCCCTTGGACTGGTTGACGTTGTCGGTGACCGCGATGAGCTGGGGCCGGGTCAGGTCGTTGGCGAAGCCCTGGCGCTGCGCCGTCGTCCAGGAGCTGGCGCCGGACTTCCAGGCCTCGGACAGCGGGACGACATGGTCGATGTCCACGTCCGACGCGGCGGTCCAGGTGGCGCCGTCGTACTCGGAGTACCAACGCCCCGAGGTAGCCGCGCAGTTGG
This window harbors:
- a CDS encoding DUF4097 family beta strand repeat-containing protein yields the protein MTVRRPHRTARVLAVTAATAALAAGLTACGADAGDDTRPEHRSFALQGRTLTVDSDDSALELVPADGDEVKVTRWFQGSTVIGSDPRTTWRWDGDEDRLTLRLDCSGFIADCSSRHRVEVPRGVEVVVRTDEGSVRATGFRHGLDITSQDGSVRIGNSAGPLRVRSDDGSVKATGIDARQVSVRTQDGSADLDLRTVPDRVDAVSDDGSLDVALPGSAAYRVSSHTDDGSVRVSVPRDADSAHRVTVRTQDGKVTLRTAN
- a CDS encoding FmdB family zinc ribbon protein, with the translated sequence MPRYEYRCRECGELFELARPMAESSAPASCPAGHSDTVKLLSTVAMTGGAGRAPAPSAAGGGCCGGGCCG
- a CDS encoding HpcH/HpaI aldolase/citrate lyase family protein encodes the protein MRHFGHIAPEVRERLFHEEPRAFSADSSPRLLAAALGATLYSPATRPRLADDVLKQAGRGVVSMVLCLEDSIDDAEVAGAEDNLVRQFADLHTRVTDGAAEPPLLFIRVRTPEQITGLADRLGASVALLSGFVLPKFTEERGVPFLEALTAAEAATGRRLFAMPVLESPELLHLETRTETLAGISRTVDKYRDRVLALRLGVTDFCSAYGLRRPPDMTAYDVQIVASVIGDVVNRLGRSDGTGFTVTGPVWEYFRHQERMFKPQLRRSPFLEVRADELRQALIQHDMDGLLREIELDRANGLQGKTCIHPSHVLPVHALSVVSHEEYSDARDILRPERDGGGVMRSAYTNKMNEVKPHRAWAERTLQRAEAFGVAREDVGFVELLAAGLPA
- a CDS encoding superoxide dismutase family protein; this translates as MVTGMVSGVLAAAVLATGGAGVAGGAPGGGGSDAYWLRVEGRFAPPTAFVPSAAVTYDDRLVPPGASIEVEQEGGRGDMTVRLAVEGLEPGRAYGAHVHREPCGADPEAAGGHYRHEEDPGRADAANEVWLDFTTDRAGDGRAVVHKAWGLRRGEADSVVLHDAPGGAGHRVACFTVPFASLG
- a CDS encoding phosphoribosyltransferase, giving the protein MSRTTNVEGNGNDVVWTGTWVAERLGVELNGVERDGERRLTELLGLALRRNPKRAHLLVSNVLGKHVPQRPSVVRAAGHDLGVRVRALLGDAQAARAVVLGYAETATGLGHAVADGIDLAPYLHSTRRPVEGVARAGGFEESHSHATSHLLLPEDPALLAGDGPLVLVDDEFSTGNTVLNTIRALHELHARDHYVIVALVDMRSPGDQGRLDAFAGEIGARVDLVAAARGTVALPDGVLEKGQALVEEHEGADAPPRRSERGEIVRVTGLGWPAGVPDGGRHGFTPAHRAALEAALPAMAARIAPHIEGRTLVLGNEELMYAPLRLATALEDTGADLAYSTTTRSPVLAVDDPGYAIRTRLVFPAHDDPADGPGDRFAYNVAGGGFDTVVVCLDSAGDTPGLSAPGGLLDRVAEHTARVVVVVIPSYVPASATAPERPPMSLPEPLRGPAFSSYAPDEVGWLLQDLSDVTLEAPTEEREEAIQSGGAHYAESLPVEYQPSEQYQELFHAALDTSAGRIARAVGVVTETVLAERPGRRPVLVSLARAGTPVGVLMRRWAAHRHDLDLPHYAVSIVRGRGIDANALRWLAAHHDPRDVVFVDGWTGKGAITRELAAAIREFEASGGAAGFDPEIAVLADPGSCVRTYGTREDFLIPSACLNSTVSGLISRTVLRADLVGPEDFHGAKFYRELAGADVSGAFLDAVAARFDDVTDAVDLAVKELLEADRTPTWEGWAAVERISEEYGIHDVNLVKPGVGETTRVLLRRVPWKILARADAGADLDHVRLLAEQRGVPVETVDELPYSCVGLIHPRFTRGATGADGKAVASK
- a CDS encoding DUF4383 domain-containing protein codes for the protein MAATQVLHPRSRRRVRLDEHLPVDHRLSQVYRAGAGLMGLVLLAFGILGLIDRIGFFDTGGDTVAGLNTNGALSVLSICVGLLLFAGMVVGGNFASTLNMTLGVLFILSGFVNLALLDTGANFLAFKMQNVLFSFVVGLLLMFFGMYGRVSGGLPHDNPYWQARHRPDEL
- a CDS encoding DUF2277 domain-containing protein, coding for MCRSIKTLRPPAQPEEATEDEIRAAALQYVRKVSGFRAPAAHNREVFDRAVDEIARATAALLDGLEVRGSHPRPAEAAQAS
- a CDS encoding HAD family hydrolase, giving the protein MGASAGVSVVASDLDRTLIYSAGALGLTMPDAQAPRLLCVEVYESKPLSYVTQDAAGLLAELGRRSVFVPTTTRTREQYGRIRLPGPVPKYAITANGGHLLVDGVSDPDWRAAVGERLEHECAPLAEVRERMVAAADPQWLLKERVAEDLFAYLVVDRARLPEGWVKELGAWAEELGWSVSLQGRKVYAVPKPLTKGAAVREVARRVGAGRVLGAGDSLLDADLLGAVDLGWRPDHGELADLGWTAPHVTPLPDRGVLAGESILRAFLNEL
- a CDS encoding DedA family protein, translated to MLESVGSLTGSPWIYAIVAVSVLCDVFLPVLPSGVLVITAATAAAAGTGAATGEVPHGVPDLLALTLSAATASVLGDLVAYRLAWRGGDRLDRAIARSRRLSTAQERLGGALGRSSGGLLVIIARFAPAGRSVVSFAAGTAHRRVREFLPWSALAGFAWAAYSVALGYFGAHWLGAGWMSTLVSLLALVGAGFVAAYVMRRPAPVTQEA